The following proteins are co-located in the Aquarana catesbeiana isolate 2022-GZ linkage group LG02, ASM4218655v1, whole genome shotgun sequence genome:
- the PIMREG gene encoding protein PIMREG isoform X2, whose protein sequence is MSSILQNVGWRSHNVLENIDEQDSPRPDKFRKMPSSSSLNSLRMSLRKRMPLKTVEININAVPDWDRVGIKEKQRPLKSMTVTAKNMFGSVSQKIKKSGQKSSKYLLASPKQIKVSKKEIRTPGSNKKSLTPRTPRCRRLVEEASPNMRVTPKSTRRISPCSRRSSNSQWRNFTNLIGNEGLLLRRSVRAASLKSPYSSPATLNRRQFDKDLETVSAGIRQLKRLSRVFDDAILKEESDMTVSLIDN, encoded by the exons ATGTCCTCAATCTTGCAAAATGTTGGCTGGAGGAGTCACAATGTTCTGGAAAATATTGACGAGCAAGACAGTCCTCGGCCTGATAAATTCAGAAAGATGCCGTCATCGAGCTCGCTCAACTCCCTGCGAATGTCCTTGAGAAAGAGGATGCCTCTGAAGACTGTGGAAATAAACATAAATGCTGTGCCTGATTGGGACAGAGTGGGCATCAAAGAGAAACAGCGTCCTCTGAAATCCATGACAGTTACAGCAAAGAACATGTTTGGATCTGTGTCACAG AAGATAAAGAAATCTGGACAGAAATCAAGTAAATATTTACTTGCGTCTCCCAAGCAAATAAAAGTTTCAAAGAAAGAAATCCGTACTCCTGGAAGTAATAAAAAATCTTTAACGCCCAGAACTCCCAGATGTCGCAGGCTGGTAGAAGAAGCCAGTCCAAACATGAGAGTGACACCCAAGTCCACCAGGAGGATTTCCCCTTGTAGCAGAAGATCAAGCAACTCCCAGTGGAGAAACTTCACTAATTTGATTGGAAATGAAGGTCTTCTCCTGAGGAGGTCTGTACGAGCTGCTTCCCTGAAGAGCCCATATTCTTCCCCTGCAACTCTTAACAGAAG ACAATTTGACAAAGACCTGGAAACTGTCTCGGCAGGAATCCGGCAGCTAAAACGTCTCTCCAGGGTGTTTGATGATGCCATCTTGAAGGAAGAAAG TGATATGACAGTTTCTCTCATTGATAACTGA